From Anolis carolinensis isolate JA03-04 unplaced genomic scaffold, rAnoCar3.1.pri scaffold_8, whole genome shotgun sequence, a single genomic window includes:
- the LOC134293474 gene encoding uncharacterized protein LOC134293474 — MAREVERQRALGTLRPPSPTELPTPRMGVGVERPLGPGIGSSGFADEGGEERGVQEEEEDVPYDEERRDEGATARPVCGWAEEPTAAADFQEPRRMTTGVGRGVFQGAARGNLMQPFPIPPRQHQRAAEWMPRREDLKLEYGGESDELNFFLISIRGYMEDNAHTFPSEASRVRAIGNTLKRGAASWYVQLHARRDPCLRSVPRFLAALENRFRDRLEQLRARDQLKGIKQRDKTVPEYAEEFLHLAERVPEWSEVTKVELFKEGLRPEIFSWAAHRDDPETLQGWIQLAGRVESTLAQVKRFRSSSGQQRPVARGRGETRKQERPGGRPGIPSRGDDNKPKPGCFVCGKTGHRAAECWARKGEPPKAPKPKPATGRRAEEVVQAPESSERLDYGERRTEEEDEENGGAMSCSQIPGLNFQALNLTS; from the exons atggcgcgagaagtggagcgtcagcgagccctggggaccctgaggccgccgtctccaacagagctcccaacccccagaatgggcgtcggggtggaaaggccactggggccagggatcgggtccagtggattcgcagacgaaggcggagaggagcggggggtccaggaagaggaggaggatgtgccgtacgacgaggaaaggcgagatgagggggctacagctaggccagtatgcggatgggcggaagagccgacagcggcggcagacttccaggagccgcgcagaatgaccaccggagtggggcgcggcgtgttccaaggagccgcccgaggaaacctgatgcaacccttccccataccGCCCAGACAACATCAAAGGGCTGcggaatggatgcctagaagggaagatctcaagctggaatacggaggggaatcagatgaactgaacttttttctaattagcattagaggatacatggaagacaacgcacacacatttccctccgaagcaagcagggttcgagccatcggcaacacactaaagcgaggagcggccagctggtatgtgcaattgcatgccagacgcgacccatgcctgaggtcggtgccccgcttcctcgccgcactggagaaccggttcagagaccggctagagcaattgagggctcgagaccagctgaaaggaataaaacaaagggacaaaacggtgcccgagtacgcagaggaattcctccacctcgcggaaagggtaccggagtggtctgaagtaaccaaagtggaactatttaaagagggactacgccccgagattttcagctgggccgcgcacagagacgaccccgagacgctccagggatggattcaactagcggggcgcgtcgaatccaccctggcccaagtaaagcgcttcaggagcagcagcggccagcaaagaccggtggcgagaggtcgaggagaaacgaggaagcaagaaagacccggagggaggccggggattccctccagaggagacgacaacaaacctaaaccgggatgctttgtatgtgggaagacgggccaccgagcagcggaatgctgggcccggaagggggagccgccaaaagccccaaagcccaagccagcaaccgggaggcgtgcggaggaggtggtgcaggccccagaatcttcggaaagattg gactatggtgaaagaagaaccgaagaggaggacgaagaaaacgggggcgccatgtcatgcagccagatcccagggctgaatttccaagccctgaatctgacttcataa